Proteins encoded together in one Planctopirus ephydatiae window:
- a CDS encoding ABC transporter permease: protein MINTGLTFAIVDSWRLPAWLAFTVWGMGSFLAILLVINRVPVMYNVLNMVVRWRNTLLSAMAFTMVIGLLTVMQAFVNGMYRLTETSGQPGNVLILAEGALDEAFSSLAMADSNDIANQPGILKDGEQPLVSCETYLLAAQSVPQPEGKTKRRFLQIRGLVDPVMAGRVHGMTLDSGEWFSEAGIRPEPDDVNAAPLVEVVMGAGMATEMGRDRGTIDGRSRKEFVVGDRFELNNRVWYVTGILKRTGSSFDSEIWSKQSVVGPMFGKERYTTMVARTADNASAQKLKEFFNTEYTKAQLSAEVESEYYKKLSQTNEQFLYAIIIVACIMAIGGSFGVMNTMYAAVSQRIKDIGVLQLMGFKRRHILVSFVLESLLLALFGGLLGCLIGLFADGWTANSVVSGSGGGGKSVVLELTVDGATLISGLMLAMVMGLIGGFLPAISALRLRALDALR, encoded by the coding sequence ATGATTAATACTGGACTGACATTCGCAATCGTCGATTCCTGGAGGCTGCCAGCCTGGCTGGCCTTTACTGTCTGGGGCATGGGTTCATTCCTGGCAATTCTGCTGGTGATCAATCGCGTTCCGGTGATGTACAACGTGTTGAATATGGTCGTACGCTGGAGAAATACGCTCCTCTCGGCCATGGCCTTTACTATGGTCATTGGCCTGTTGACGGTCATGCAGGCTTTTGTGAATGGTATGTACCGCCTGACAGAGACCAGTGGTCAGCCCGGCAACGTGCTTATTCTGGCTGAAGGTGCCTTGGATGAGGCATTCAGCAGTCTCGCCATGGCGGATTCCAACGATATTGCCAATCAACCGGGGATCTTGAAGGATGGCGAACAGCCCCTGGTCAGTTGCGAAACATATCTCCTCGCCGCCCAGAGTGTTCCGCAACCTGAAGGGAAAACGAAACGCCGCTTTCTACAGATCCGTGGCCTCGTCGATCCTGTCATGGCTGGTCGAGTGCATGGCATGACTCTCGATTCTGGTGAATGGTTTTCGGAAGCCGGGATTCGCCCTGAACCTGATGATGTAAATGCAGCTCCACTCGTCGAGGTGGTGATGGGAGCCGGTATGGCGACAGAAATGGGGCGAGATCGAGGCACGATTGATGGCCGTTCCCGCAAAGAATTCGTTGTCGGCGACCGTTTTGAACTGAATAACCGCGTGTGGTATGTCACCGGGATTCTTAAGCGGACTGGTTCATCATTCGATTCAGAGATCTGGAGTAAACAGAGTGTCGTCGGCCCGATGTTCGGTAAAGAACGCTACACGACCATGGTCGCGCGGACGGCTGACAACGCCAGTGCTCAGAAGCTCAAGGAGTTTTTTAATACCGAATATACCAAAGCACAATTAAGTGCCGAAGTGGAATCCGAGTATTACAAGAAGCTATCGCAGACAAACGAGCAGTTTCTGTATGCCATTATTATTGTGGCGTGCATCATGGCGATTGGTGGCAGCTTTGGCGTGATGAACACCATGTATGCGGCTGTCTCTCAGCGAATCAAAGACATCGGTGTCCTGCAACTCATGGGCTTCAAACGTAGACACATCCTTGTCTCGTTTGTGCTGGAATCGCTGCTCCTGGCACTGTTCGGAGGACTGCTGGGTTGTTTGATTGGCTTGTTCGCCGATGGCTGGACAGCCAACAGTGTCGTCTCAGGGAGCGGTGGCGGTGGAAAATCGGTCGTTCTGGAACTGACTGTCGATGGTGCTACGCTGATTTCAGGACTGATGCTGGCCATGGTGATGGGCCTCATTGGCGGGTTTCTTCCTGCGATTTCAGCACTGAGGCTTCGGGCACTCGATGCTCTCCGCTAA
- a CDS encoding ABC transporter permease: MGLTLRLAWLVLDNTFRNPLRTLLTALGTVALVLVVTLVYTVLDNLDRITTEKSANLKLIATEKWQIPSQLPYRYVAGLAQGAAKNETDTRPTDYMSWAFFLGSLEADQSSRDFNSFIFAFVMEPEKVLTMMDELDELSPDSSDYKNLAAAVEKLKQNKQGIILGQSRMKKLNKKVGDRFKLYSRNYKDISLEFEIVGTFPQGRYDESTTFRRDYLNSALDQYQRDKGKAHPLADKSLNLVWLRVPTRDAFNEVANQIAEAPEFSAPAVKVETASSGIGNFLEGYRDLLWGARYLLAPACMATLALVIANSISISVRERQQEFAVMKVLGFQPYQILLLVLGEALFVGVVAGFFSATATYAFVNYGLGGLPFKIGFLPTFDVPVSAIFVGTLMGAGTALLGSLIPAWSACSVKVSEIFSRVT, encoded by the coding sequence ATGGGTTTAACATTACGGCTGGCATGGCTGGTGCTGGACAATACGTTCCGGAATCCCTTGCGCACTTTATTAACCGCACTGGGAACCGTCGCCCTCGTACTGGTTGTCACGCTCGTCTACACCGTCCTCGATAACCTTGACCGAATCACGACGGAAAAAAGTGCGAATCTCAAGCTGATTGCGACCGAGAAGTGGCAGATTCCCAGCCAGTTGCCATACCGATATGTCGCTGGTCTGGCCCAGGGTGCTGCCAAAAATGAGACAGATACTCGACCGACCGATTATATGTCCTGGGCCTTTTTTCTCGGTTCACTCGAAGCGGATCAATCGAGTCGCGATTTCAACTCTTTCATCTTTGCCTTCGTGATGGAACCTGAAAAAGTTCTCACCATGATGGATGAACTCGATGAGCTTTCGCCCGATTCCAGTGACTATAAAAATCTCGCGGCGGCCGTCGAGAAACTCAAGCAGAATAAGCAGGGGATCATTCTCGGCCAGAGCCGGATGAAGAAGCTGAATAAAAAGGTCGGCGACCGCTTTAAACTCTATAGCCGTAATTATAAAGATATTTCTCTCGAATTTGAAATCGTAGGAACTTTCCCTCAAGGCCGATATGATGAATCGACCACCTTCCGGCGTGATTACCTGAACTCGGCACTCGATCAGTATCAGCGGGATAAAGGTAAGGCTCATCCTCTGGCAGATAAGTCGTTAAACCTCGTCTGGCTGCGTGTCCCGACTCGCGATGCCTTCAATGAGGTCGCTAATCAAATTGCCGAGGCTCCTGAATTTTCTGCACCAGCAGTCAAAGTCGAGACCGCCTCTTCCGGCATCGGCAACTTTCTCGAAGGCTATCGCGATCTGTTATGGGGGGCCCGCTATCTCCTGGCACCGGCCTGTATGGCGACCCTGGCGTTAGTCATCGCGAACTCAATCAGCATCAGCGTGCGCGAGCGGCAACAGGAGTTCGCTGTCATGAAAGTGCTCGGTTTTCAACCTTATCAGATTCTCCTGCTGGTGCTGGGTGAGGCTTTATTTGTAGGTGTCGTGGCCGGCTTCTTCAGTGCCACCGCAACCTACGCCTTTGTGAATTACGGGCTGGGTGGTTTGCCCTTCAAGATTGGATTTCTACCCACCTTTGATGTCCCTGTCAGTGCGATTTTCGTTGGGACTTTAATGGGTGCTGGCACAGCCCTCCTGGGGAGTCTGATTCCTGCCTGGTCAGCCTGCAGTGTCAAAGTTTCGGAAATCTTCAGTCGCGTCACTTAA
- a CDS encoding ABC transporter ATP-binding protein, with protein sequence MVASPTDCVIVDHVAKSFRRGSEEVHVLDELSLRVPEGEFLALMGPSGSGKTTLLNLIAGLDRPTSGEVTVRGEPISRLSEGKLAQWRTRNIGFVFQFYHLLPVLSAYRNVELPLLLLPMTAAQRRQQVEMALNIVNLSDRMHHRPGQLSGGQQQRVGIARALVTDPALIVADEPTGDLDSKAADEILALLVALKSSLNKTIVMVTHDPKAAARADRTLHLEKGKLVDEVYGAHTFSGVH encoded by the coding sequence GTGGTGGCTTCCCCGACAGATTGTGTCATCGTTGATCATGTCGCCAAATCGTTTCGTCGCGGAAGTGAAGAAGTTCATGTGCTGGATGAACTCTCTTTGCGTGTCCCGGAAGGCGAGTTTCTGGCCTTAATGGGCCCTTCAGGCTCAGGCAAAACCACACTTCTCAACCTGATTGCCGGTCTGGATCGACCCACATCAGGCGAAGTGACAGTGCGTGGTGAACCGATCTCCCGGCTCTCAGAAGGCAAGCTCGCCCAGTGGCGCACACGGAACATCGGCTTCGTGTTCCAGTTCTATCACCTGCTCCCTGTCCTCTCCGCGTATCGGAATGTGGAGTTGCCACTTTTACTGCTCCCGATGACAGCCGCCCAGCGCCGGCAGCAGGTCGAAATGGCGCTGAACATTGTGAATCTCTCGGATCGTATGCATCATCGCCCCGGTCAACTTTCCGGCGGTCAACAGCAGCGCGTGGGGATTGCCCGGGCGCTCGTTACCGATCCCGCCCTGATTGTCGCGGACGAACCGACGGGCGATCTCGACAGTAAAGCTGCCGATGAAATTCTCGCCTTACTCGTCGCTTTAAAAAGCTCGCTTAACAAAACAATTGTCATGGTGACACACGACCCGAAAGCTGCTGCCCGGGCCGATCGCACTTTACATCTCGAGAAGGGGAAACTCGTCGATGAAGTTTATGGAGCCCACACCTTTTCTGGTGTTCATTAA